Below is a window of Oryza brachyantha chromosome 10, ObraRS2, whole genome shotgun sequence DNA.
CGGCATTCAGAAGGATCATCCTGGAAGAACACAATTCGGAACCCCTGTCCGAGTTGAAGATCTTGGGGTCACCCATGTCCCCCGGGAAGTCTTTGAGGATTTCCTCCAGGAGATCAGCCCAAGGTACACTCCGGCGACCTATAGCCTGCTCAGCAACAACTgcaacaacttcaccaacGAGGCCGCGCAGTTCCTCGTCGGCTCCGCGATCCCCAGCTACATCCTGGAGCTCCCGAATGAGGTGATGAACAGCCCGATCGGCGCGCTCATATGTAAGATTATGATTCTAAATGGATCTTCCCTCTATCTTGTCCTTGTCcagttaaatatttgaaatttgtaGCGGCATTGTGCATCCTGGGTTGTACAAAATTTGATgatgattttgggttttcagTACCGATGATTCAGGGGTTGGAGACAAGCTTGAGAGCTGGAGCTGCTCCTCAGCCGCCTCAGTTCAAGCCTGAAGCGGCGACGCACTCGCCTTCCAGTGGCATCCATGTCGTCCAGCCGAAATCAACAGCAGCCGCTGACAACACGGACGCTAACGACGGCGGCAGGATTCCACCGGCGGTACGACCTGctccgtcggcggcggc
It encodes the following:
- the LOC102720181 gene encoding desumoylating isopeptidase 1-like isoform X2; amino-acid sequence: MAEDGYPVKLHIYDLSQGMARQLSTTILGKAIEAIWHTGMVVYGREYFFGGGIQKDHPGRTQFGTPVRVEDLGVTHVPREVFEDFLQEISPRYTPATYSLLSNNCNNFTNEAAQFLVGSAIPSYILELPNEVMNSPIGALILPMIQGLETSLRAGAAPQPPQFKPEAATHSPSSGIHVVQPKSTAAADNTDANDGGRIPPAVRPAPSAAAETSPKPVAVAEVSASAVTPAVVDPLREAKRRVQEEIKREFAAIMATGAVQAGEAAALATRRVMERHGLRRAAATATGGGIQRG
- the LOC102720181 gene encoding deSI-like protein sdu1 isoform X1 — protein: MAKRRSRFSFARFSCFGSQTRTKMAEDGYPVKLHIYDLSQGMARQLSTTILGKAIEAIWHTGMVVYGREYFFGGGIQKDHPGRTQFGTPVRVEDLGVTHVPREVFEDFLQEISPRYTPATYSLLSNNCNNFTNEAAQFLVGSAIPSYILELPNEVMNSPIGALILPMIQGLETSLRAGAAPQPPQFKPEAATHSPSSGIHVVQPKSTAAADNTDANDGGRIPPAVRPAPSAAAETSPKPVAVAEVSASAVTPAVVDPLREAKRRVQEEIKREFAAIMATGAVQAGEAAALATRRVMERHGLRRAAATATGGGIQRG